The genomic interval TTATCATAAAGAGAAGGACTTGAACAAGTCGAATAAACGAGGACAAAAACTGATATCTCGCGAGTTTCTTGATTGAGCTTGTTTGTATCTTTGTTTCAATTGTACGACCTGTACACGCGGCAGCACACGACGGTGTTGTAATTCAAAGGAATATAACCTATATTGCTACAACATAAAGGTTAAGTTTGGGTGACTTGACTTAAAATACTTCGTCTCTGGAGGGCCCGAGATTACTTGATTGTCGGATGGCGGTGCTGTCACAACTTCCACGTTTTTTGTTGCTCTTTTTATTTCCCGCGTTTTTATTATTCGCAATAACCCGCCACATTTACATTACTAAATCACAAGTCACATTTTCGTCATGTCAATAAAGCTTCGTCTTTGtttctttgaattttttcTCTTTGTCATGTTCTTCAAAGTGACTGCTCAATCGAGTAAATAACCAAGTGTACTTCTTACATTGAAATTCTACTTACTACCAAATATACTACCAGAACTAAATCATCTATGTCATTATGTAGGATGTTAGACGTTGAACTAAATTGGGTAAATAGTAGAAATGagaatatttttcagtatacgtataagtacctaagtacctatataacttTTGTTTATACACTGTGTTGTGCCGtagataaaaagtaataaatacaataatgtaatACAAACCAACGCGTCAGGAATTTTCATAAATCCTTACGAGTATAAAACGTTCttggtaattttattatattctgacGTCGGATGTTTATAGAGGAAAAACTTATATTGAGTGactttatgatttttaaaaatattacaaatttgttCAATACAATATCAAAATGTATCTACGAGATTATGTATCCTTATTACATTGACATAAATCTAAGCATCGCTCTATTGAGTACGGTCCAGGGATAAAACCTTCCATAGCCAGTAATAAGGGcaggaaattaaattttcgatTGGAATTGCATTAGccgtttttgtttaaaaacgtACCCTCATCTAATTCGAATTTGTGGAGGACTTGATCCGCGAATTCATTTAGTTGGAGCTTCCCGGCGGAAAGCTTTTGAAAGTTCGCGCACGCACAGATATgcaaattaaagtaattaactTACCCGCACTATCCCAACAACTAATCATTTTAACACTGTGATGGAGgaactatttatatagaagcagttatatttatgtaaatctcATCAACCTACTGGgtctttatttatgtgtttaaGTAAGACATACAGCATAATTAACACCAAATCAGTGAAATCTTGAAGTTTGTACGAAACGCAATAACTGTAGATACCGATTTCCGAATACCTAAAATAAAGCGTTACCTATGCGAGGCACCGGTGGCTGTCTCAAGTTTTGTTTGGCATTGATGTAAATACTGTGGCTGTGTGTCGGCATTTGTTTCTGTTCATTACGACCGCGCCGGATATTCGTGAGGTGGAGATTGAGCGCGAGGTGTTCACGTAAACAGGCCGGAGGGAAATGGCTGGGCTCCGCTGACTCGGCGCTCCGCTTTGGCCCTATACCGCTTATTGTACGTTCCTTTTACGGCAGCGCTGTAACGCGAGCGAAATGTATGCGGTTGTGTTCCCTTTGTCTTGTTTATAGTTATTGCTTTTATAAAGTGGAACTTCCAAATACTTCCAAACAGCAGTTTCAGCGCGAGATTATTGCAAATGTAAAAAACTTGTGACTAAATATGGGGAACGTTACATCTTTTTAATATCGCTGCCGTGGGCTCAGCTTATGACATTTTCATGAAACGCGCTTAGGCCTATATGAAAATGTGGGAGCATTTTCGGTATCAAGTGTTGTAAATCAATTTcgattcataaaaatatcggGAGGAGATTTAGTAGATACGGCTCGGGGCGGGCCGCCGTgggaaatatgaaaattggaAAGCTCGGCGATGGCGTCAAATAAATATCGACCCTATTTGCAGGCTGGCAACACAGCCTCACATCGACGTCGGAGCATTTGATTGGAACAACAAAAGaacgaaaacaattttattttgtttggcACGCATAGCGTCTGTAGCGGAGGGTTCATATGCGCTCCGTAATTTGAGTTTCATAAGAAACTCATAAAACTTCAGCTTTCTAACGTaggtttgtttttatgtgaaaGTCCTAGCAAAAtacgtaattataatttttcatgacACCAGATGTTTTCAGGATAGTACtatttcatcaataaaaattataggcTGTAGTTTGTAATTTCAATATCAGTAAGGAATTTTTTTCCGGCCCCTTCCGTCCTTCATGTCCGGCCTCAGTGACCCGTATCTGGTGAAGTGAGGTGTTGAGCATTGTCTCACCGAACTGAAGGGTCCCATCGAGTTTCTACAAACTTTACACAGGATGGTTATGTTTTGGGATAGCTTCGTATTGTTTATTGACCACTGGAACTATAACTGGAGGACAACCAAACTTAAGTATTATGTTTAGTATTCGCAGTAGGTCAGTCTCTGGTCTATGTTATCcgatataatttagtttttggtGGTTTAGTTCACTATATAATTTCCGCCGACACAATATCATAAAtgagaataattttatctaataaaataataattttatctaattaataTCATCTTGAAAGTAGTCGTATTGCATTCTTCATTCcacacattaaataataaataatcaactAGATCTattaatcttcttgaaattcgcTTATATATAACAAGTTACGACCTTATTATATCTTTACACACACCTTATTATATCTTTACCCATCAATCTCAACTGCGGATCACGTGAAGGTTGCCCACTAATTAAATACGTTAATTGAAAGACAAAGCGATTACCTTTTACACTCTACCATATTACAAGGTACCATAAGCCACGATGGCCTTCAAATAGACCCCGACGGGCCGTCTTCCATAAACCAGCAAAGGGATCTCTATAACCGGGCCGACCAGGCTCTGGTTTCCCAATACAGGACTTGCACCTGTGCACTATGACAACGTGGAGCGACAATAGGAGCATTTTTCGTCCACGAATATGATTGGAATTAGGATAGCTCTCACAATCAACCACTGCAGGGAGTCAGTGGAACTGTAGAAACGTGGAATTGTAGAAACGTTATCTATTTTCACTTATTTTACCCATTTTGACACCTCCAAGTAATTAACAATGTCATTTACGGATCGAACGAAAAAAGCTTtgcgtttaaaaaataatacaattacttCTAAGAAAACCACAACAGATCTTCCCTCGATTTCAGAAACGGGGAAAAACATGCGAAATATATCCGTCAGAAGATAATATAGCTAACGTGCTAAACTAACCATATCAAGTAAAGTTGGTTAGGTACGGAAGGCAAGAAATATTTGTGCTCTCACGTTTGGGAGAGGAAACATAAGGAAAAAGTTGGAAGTGTTTTAGTATTCCGAGCCGAGGCTGGCGAAAGAAAACCAGGCCATACTGGGCTCGGATATGCCATTGTGTTGCAGTTGCTAATAAATAtagtcattataaaaataaacaaaatatcctAAATAAATTCCGCCCATCTAAAGCCTAGCTTTTACTTTTGCAAGTTTTTCTTAAACTACTTTTCATAAACCTTATTTCTACTTCCCACACATATACATGACAAACTTTTGTTCACAAAGAAGtgttttataagaaaaaaggAATCTCGTCGTAAGAGAACTTGCAGTGACAGTCGAATCAAACCGAATGGCTGAAATGGAAATTGACTTGACGCAGATTGCCGAATCCTACCCGCGGGCTCTGTCCCCTACTTCTGCAACAACATACTGGCGAAGTATAATCAATTTGTTTTACGCCAgttaacttataaattatagtttcTTTTGAAACATAAAACGGTTCTGTTTGTTCCCGTTGTTGTATTcagatttatgtttttgagACCACGCTGGGATAGCTTATATAAATGACATAGGTTATCGCCAATTTTTCGAGATAgccttacaaataaaaaaaatattgttaatatcgaagtgaataaataaaacatgacaCCAATGTTACTTAGTAAGGGAAATTCTTCTCAGAATAGTCAACCCATCGCGGGAGAATcaaatgaaatagaaattGTCAGCTAGCTTGACTGTTGAATAACAATACATAGGGATATTGAATAGCAAATAGGaaaggatttaaaaaaaaagactacTTTGATGTAAAACTTCTAGCTATAATTAGTGTGAAACTGTTTGTTAAtccaaataaatgaaaaaaaaaaactacacgACATAAATTTATACGTTTCCCGGTCATTACGATGGTTCCAGGTCCAGGATTAAGTCAGATCTTGAACCAAAACAAAGTAGAGTATATTTCATCGATATAGCGGGAGATACTGAATCTCATCCTCAGAAATTGCTTCCATCTCGAAGGCggaaagtaaattttaaaatataaattaatttggtcTAGAacaatttggaaaaatatcaatcggtttacacaaaatataaattcatactACAACTAAAGATACTTAATCAATAGTTACTATCTAAtatctaagaaataaatatgggTATTCGCTacaattcaataattttacgatttgaataaatagtTTTCGGACTTGCGTTGCGCCGTTACAGATGTAAGTTCGTATGTAATGGTTATTGCGGTTGTATATTATTGGATCACACTTCCCTTCTCCTCTCTCAAATAACATTATTCTTGATTTACTAAGTTGCTGTTATCAAATAGGAAATTTGCTATTTAAGTAACTTGgagtgaaaaatattacttaccaGTGTTACCGTGTTtattaagatatatatataggtataccatgaattaattttttttttattaatttatctcaactaaaaaaacttgtatttaataaggtcagcagattttttattatatttatctgaCATAACTACATTCTGAATCAgagatttattgaaatatatttcgtaCGCTGAAAGATGCAACCGTTTTCAGGGAAATAAGCCGCTATAAGATGCGCTTATAAATGCCGGCAAATTCTGTTTGATTTAAGAAAATGTATAGTCATTGCTATTGGATTGCggacaataatttttaaaatgtcgattaatatttattatgtaatcatCACAAGAAAGGTGGgatgtaattttcatttaaaattgtcactatcaataatttctttgttaaaaaaatatcctggTAACAATCAACGGCATATTAAATGCACGTACGTTATTATGATATGGACCTCTATGTTTAATGGAGTAGTTGTAGAGCATTCGGTATGGAATTTGATGAATTGATGTGCTTTTGACTGTTATAGCGTTTCAGAATAGGCGGCTAAAGTTGAAATCGCATCCCGTGCGCTCGAGCTCATCCGCTGATAGCTCGCATACAGTCTGCAAGCTTGCACTCGCGTGCATCATGCATGCAGCGCACTATTTCACTCGGAACTATCCAGTATTATGAAACAGGAATTAAATTGTCTGTGAAGAATACTGCAGGATTACCACATGCCTCACAAAAGGCATGGCACGATAGTGGAGCACACGTTACATTTCAACCTTTTAATAATTCCTTTGTTGTGTCATTGTTCTGGATGCAAATCTGTTTTTGACCGTCCTCTTGACGCGAGAACTGCCAACACATAATCTATGCACTGCAGTAGGACGGATTTGTATCGTACATACACATGATATAGCAAATCTACCTTCCCAAATTCGTAGCAAAGCCGATCTATACCATAAAGTACAGGCCAAATCGGTGCATAAGCATTTCAAACGTAATTATTTCTTATGATgaggtatatttaaatagaaataacacaattttaacaaaaaacatttagtaaatctgtattaaaaatattatatatatatattacattaatcaAAGTAATCGAAATGGTTTACCGTATGATGAAAATAAGAGGatggtttattttgtttaccacTTGAAAAAGTGGGGGTTTTGACTATGTTATCGTAGTGTTGGTATATGCCATTGTTAGGCCCCCCAGTTTTGTGATTATCCTtgtgtaaattttgtatacgttgtggaattttttttctattctgGTTATCAAAGTTTTGGTTTTTAAGTCTCGCATTTATCGGTTCTATAGCGGCGTGCTGTAACAGGCGACTCAATGGTATCTTAAATCGTTGGGACGCAAGATTTTTAAGGTtaccatatttatatttcgagACGTCGTTGAAACCCCTtgggaaatataaattattaggaGGGGCAAAACTTAACTGCGTTGGATGAGATTTTATGTAATGAGTTTCCTGTGCCTTTTCTTGAGGTTGTTCTGGCGATGAAATTCTAAATAATTCTTGAGGCTTTTCAGGAGGTTTTTCCAGAGGGATTCCTAGAAGTAGTTGTAGAGGTTTTTTTTGGAGTTTTTCTCGATGTACAACGTGAAGTTCATCGTgagtaagtttattttcagGTTTTTCTTGTGGTATTTCTGGAGGCTTTGCTTCAAGTTTATCTTGGGTCATTTGCTTAGTATACTCtacagttttgttatttattttttcttcagttCGTGTTTTAAAGACAGTATTTACATCTGGATTTCTTGGTGTCGTTATATTGCTCTCAGAATAATTTTGCAATGGTGCCATCAGGCTCATTTTTATAGGCGCTTTAGGAATCTCCATTTTACTTTGTTTCTCTCGAACAGACTTTATTAGTTGAATAAGGcttattatgttttctaaTTGATGCAAATTGAAAGCACGTGGAGTAGTGGCCGCATTGTTTACTTGATCTTCCAAACTTAGCTGTTGAAGTTGTAATAGTTCGTTACTATTTATATGATCAAAATTGTCTTCTGTAAAACTAACTTTAAATGGAGATCTCGCAAATCTTTCCCAGTATGACCGAGATGAAAAACCATTGTCATTTAAAATAGCTTGTGGAGGAATATTAGTTAACGTCCTCTCCCCTTCTAAGTCGACGTCGATCTGCCGCTCTCCTCTGGAATCTATTTTGCGTACTAGTGCAGCTATCTGCCTTCCAAGGTCTGCATAGTCATCCTTTTCAGTGACTACAAGTGCGTCGTTTGTTCTCCGAAGCGGTTGATTGTTGATTTTCACTATcggtacaattttattactatttaaataccgatttgaatttataattggatttatatttgaaattgggattgaatttatattaggATGTGGATTCAGAGGTATTTTTCGACGCGAATTCATTTGTGGATTTGGTAATGGACTGGGATTCGGGGGTGGATTAGGATTTAATTGTGGACGTAGTAGATGCATCGGTAGTGGCCGAGGAGGTGTTTGGAAGtcactattatttaatttatgaattaacTCCGATAAGTACTTGAAGTTGACATTGTGACCGTAAGTGCCTTCTGAATGAGGATTTCTTTCTCCGAATATGGCCTCTGGGTGTTCGTTAACTTCGGCTTCTAACCTCATGTTAGGTCCAAAATCGGGATAATTAGGATCCCCAAATGTTTCGAATAGCTCATGGGGATAAGGCTGTTCTTGTTGCATTTGATGTTTTGCCATCATTTTCTCTTGTACTCTTTTTATctggaaattaaatataatccGAGGTATTAGTttgtaaaatagtaaatatagcAACACTCTCACATAGCTTAGTtagcagatatttttttatagaattcgCTATTCGActgattaaaaaatgaaacctATGAAGGTATTTACATAATCAAACACGATAATGAAATGTCACGTTAATTAATCAGTGTTTAATAACactgattaattaatattacgagatttaattttttttggtctCTTTAAAGTATAATCCATGACGTCACAATAAATTACTGGCATACAAGCTTAattctaaaattttgttttttggcTTTATCTTTATACGTTAACAAATGCGGACATAGGTACAGCACTCCACTAGTGTCGCAAGATATTGAACTTGACGATATTTGTGAATGCCTTTTATGTTGAACGAGACAACAACACAAATGAGAGAGTCATTTGTGTAtatttcttctccacttcgcacttCGTCTTTGGTATCCTTCGTTGTCTGATAATTGTAACTACTATCGTAATGAGTTAAGTAATTAAGACATTTATggaattatacctatttaggtAACGTGTTACACTTACGAATCTGTCTCTTGCAGTATGTTTGGGTTTTGCattctgttttctttttcctGTTCTAAACTTTCTGCTGGATCGGCtgaaaagatatattttaaaattcagaaTTAAGGTGTCAGGTCAACAGAAAGTTAAGTAAATACAAAGTGTGAAATATGAATCAATTGAAATTTCGATCTTATATAACGCATACAAAAAGAATTAGTGTGttgacattgattttaacgtgcgcgccgctgacgcttagacaaaatggtgtaCTTTTCATTtatctgcgcacgttaaaggtAACGACAAAGAAGTTGACAGTGGAACCCACTCTAGTGATGAAGCTTTTGTTGCCTTGTACACATCGCGAAGTTGTTTTTTGCCATATTCATTCTCTCGTACTCTTATAGTCATATACCTCATGGCTTAGGGCCATTATGTAGAATGTAATACACAACAACGAAGGATGAaggacaatattatttatttataggtatattgtaaTTCTTCGAAATCTTTCGTAAAGGATATAGAAAACTTTGATATCTTAACCCGTCGATCGCGGAGAATCGAGACATATGCATTTGCATCGGTTCGTAAGATAGAcgttaaaatatacaacagtTTTTACCTTCGAGTTGGGTCTCCATCTGGTTTTTCTACCCCTTCATTTTCCCCATTGTCATGTTTACCGTTCTCCTCCTCAGGAGTTCCGGGAGTGTGATCCTCTTCCGGGGGATGTTCAGTGTGATGGGAGGGATGCTCGGTGTGATGTTCCGTGTGATGCTCGGTGTGTTGCTCAGTATGGTGCTCATGATTTTCTGTGTGAGATTCTGTGTGAGGAGCTTCTGTAGTGTGGGGAGGTTCTGTCGTTGTAGCAGGAGCGGGTGCAGGTGGCACTGGAGGAAAACATAagtaatatgtttaaaaaattacttacgtGTGTGGAAATTAGTTAACTTCACCTTCGATTgttattgaagaaaaataaattgagcgATGACAAATCGCGATTGCGCCATGGGGTAGGACcggtttgaaaaaatattttttgtttgtgagGAAGCAAACATTCATATATTCCTATTAATTTAAGTAGtaccttattttattacaaacttgGAATCGAATTTAAGTACAATAAGTACTTTTTCCTGATTAAAGAAAACATGTAACTAAATTTATAGACCATAAGGTACCTTTACCCATGGAACGTGATATATCGTCCTAACGTCACAAATCACAGCAGTTCATTGCCCTGAGATAACGTACCTTGTAGATGCATTTTCaagtattttaacatttacaaaaattaactaaaagaATCGCGTTAAACCGAACAaagtaaatttacataaaatctaaaaGACCAACTCACTTGGCATGGGAATCATGGGGGGAACTGGGATCATGGGGTACATCGGTACAGGCATCGGCGGCGGCGGTGGCAGGCCCAGCGGGGGGAAGTATGGCGTCTCCATGTTGGGCATGAAGATGAAGGATGGCAGCGGGATCGGCGGCTTCTTGTTGATCATCAAAATCTTCCGACCATGTTCATGCCCCTTTGAACCCCGTTCTTTAGAA from Plodia interpunctella isolate USDA-ARS_2022_Savannah chromosome 14, ilPloInte3.2, whole genome shotgun sequence carries:
- the LOC128675244 gene encoding uncharacterized protein LOC128675244 produces the protein MKKSMKWIFFGFLSNILLTSAHKLSSPYFECGAHGRFEYCIDNIPGCVVGCHCHPGYFFDTETKVCEPNVRLQHRVEYRRQYMEEFSPTPILTTASGPTPTPTTTSVIDKNVDAIAKDADDLGDWLYNQFFKTLENQVIHGENKTEESPTRRKGSDSSDSGSTSKPGQRSKLTLPTRRSHRRHTKRMLKKKRSKKGLRRKLLRISEDDSLFDSSSGSSSSDSSSSFSSEGSSSDDDSECSRSKERGSKGHEHGRKILMINKKPPIPLPSFIFMPNMETPYFPPLGLPPPPPMPVPMYPMIPVPPMIPMPMPPAPAPATTTEPPHTTEAPHTESHTENHEHHTEQHTEHHTEHHTEHPSHHTEHPPEEDHTPGTPEEENGKHDNGENEGVEKPDGDPTRSRSSRKFRTGKRKQNAKPKHTARDRFIKRVQEKMMAKHQMQQEQPYPHELFETFGDPNYPDFGPNMRLEAEVNEHPEAIFGERNPHSEGTYGHNVNFKYLSELIHKLNNSDFQTPPRPLPMHLLRPQLNPNPPPNPSPLPNPQMNSRRKIPLNPHPNINSIPISNINPIINSNRYLNSNKIVPIVKINNQPLRRTNDALVVTEKDDYADLGRQIAALVRKIDSRGERQIDVDLEGERTLTNIPPQAILNDNGFSSRSYWERFARSPFKVSFTEDNFDHINSNELLQLQQLSLEDQVNNAATTPRAFNLHQLENIISLIQLIKSVREKQSKMEIPKAPIKMSLMAPLQNYSESNITTPRNPDVNTVFKTRTEEKINNKTVEYTKQMTQDKLEAKPPEIPQEKPENKLTHDELHVVHREKLQKKPLQLLLGIPLEKPPEKPQELFRISSPEQPQEKAQETHYIKSHPTQLSFAPPNNLYFPRGFNDVSKYKYGNLKNLASQRFKIPLSRLLQHAAIEPINARLKNQNFDNQNRKKIPQRIQNLHKDNHKTGGPNNGIYQHYDNIVKTPTFSSGKQNKPSSYFHHTVNHFDYFD